GAGAACTGGTGGTACAGTAGTTGCCACAATTGACGAAGCTTATCCAATGTAATTTGTTTGGTTTCACACTGAGCCTGATCGACAAATTTTATGCCAAAAAATTTCATTGCTATTAGATGCATGTTGTTaaccaggaggctgtgggcatCGTTTGGTGGTTTATTGAGATTatgaaacaaaaaataattacAGCTAAAGTATCCAGCACGCACCTGCACTGTCCATTATCACATGAGAACACAAATTCTGGCATTAACTCCAGTCATACTCTTTAGGCGGCATTGCAACAGAGAGACATTTGCGGATATTTTTCACGTGTTGTTGCACCCAAAGTTTCTGCGTCCACTTGACACGATTGTGCAAGATGTGATGTGTGATACGGTGTAGCACTGGTTTTGTGCAAAAAAGTTGTGCTATATCTTCTGCTGTGGTCGCTTAGCTGGTAAGGTGTCGCGTGGGAAAGGTCGAGGACATGGGTTCCATTCTCTGTAACTTCAATAGGCGCAGAATGGGTAAACACATCTACGTgaatttgggtgcaggttaagaaCACCGGGTGGTCAAAATGAATCTGCACTCCCTCACTTCACTGTGCCTTAACCATATCATACAATCGCATTGACACAGCAAGCCCCTCTAATTTTACCGGTGGCTTGAAATACTCTGTGATCATGTGCCACATTGTCCTGAGTAACCGTATCTATTGTGCACAAAGTACCACATGCAGCCTATTCTCCAGTTCCACCCCAAATTCGATAGTGGTTGATGTGCATTTCAATGCCTGCTTGTGTCGCCTGAAATTGTGCATGCAAATCCTTTAGTCCATCAGTCACTGTAGAAGAGTGGCTCGGTTGACAATTCATCCATCAGTTCTTTGACTGACGCAACCACATTCGAGTAGACCAGTCTCGCGGAAATTGCGTACATAAACTTGTCGACAACTACGTGCTCCTCGCCCAAAAACTCCCAGTATGAGGTTCTCCAAAAGTTGCTCTTGCGGACGCCGCAGCATGACCTGTAATGGTGCATGACCATGACCGACTCGGAGATGGCAACTGTTCTCGCGCCTTTCGCGTGCTCCCATACGAAGTGTACCCCGCCCGAAACCACCGCTGTCGTTCTGGCGACGTACTTGGAGCGCTCGTAGTGCTTCCAGACATTGGCTTCGCGTAGGAACAGAATACGAGAAAGCATCGGAGGCTTATGGCGGAGGCAAGCGGCATTTAACGGGTACTCATAGCAGAAAAACTGGTTCTTAACTAAAACACTCCCCAAGGAGTTCTTGCCGACCGAGGTCTCAATTTCAAGTATCGCGTCAGTCAGCCTGTTCCTCGTCTTGGAGACTATAAACTCGTCGAAGTCGACGTTAATGATGTACTCGGATGCCAGTCTGGAGCGGTAAATGCAGTCCTGGATAGCCGCCATCTGACCGTACGCCAGTACGGAGGAGTCATTCAGCGGTAAGTTCCACCGGTGAAGCCGAATGTCTACCTTTCCGCTCTCTCGAAGGTGCGACAGCAGGACTTCCACTTCCCGCGGCACCTGGCACAGGTAGATGTTGAAGTGCGCAACGCCCATTGACGCGTAGTAGGCTATGAACTCTGTAATAGATGAAAACCTGCGGTAATGTTCCACCACTGGACGAACGCAGACGGAGCAAAACTTGAGTGGGCGCTTGCGTTGGTTGCGCACTCTGAGCCACTGGGGTGATGTCATGTTCCAGTTTGTACCAAGGGCAACCCTCATGTTCGGATGGTTCCTCACTTCGGAAGGAAACTTGACAGGACAAAGGAAGAACGCCGCCGCGTAGGGGAGACCGTGGTGTTCAGGCAAGACCTCCAGGTTCGCCTCGGACAGGAAAACGGCCGGTCCGACGTTCAGCCAGCACTGCACCGCCATCTCTTGGGCGGAGTCTCTCGGCACGACGCTGACGATGCGCACGTGGCAGTTTTGCGGTTCCGAATCGTCCATGTAGGCGTAGTAGACGTAAGTCCGCGGCAAAACTTGAACCCACTGGTCGTCGTCTTCGTACACAGTCTCTTGGCCAGAGTCATTTTCGCGCAGCTTTTCGGCGAGCCGAGCGTTGAACTCTCGAATAGTGGCTGTGAGGTTTCGGTAGTTTCGATTGTTGCAAGTGTACTGTGACTTGCTGGCTGCGAAAACAAGCGAACAAAAAGAAATGTTGAGGCACTGAAACATGCTTTCCTGACCTTCCTGAAAACTTTCCTGAGACTTTCCTGAAAACACGCTTTCACTAAGTACAGTGATTTGAAAGCTCGTTGGTACGACTCTCGCGGGCATTAAAAATTAACACATGATCCGAAAATCGCATTATCTGAAACGGGGCCCAAAGATGACAAACAATGCATATTTGGCAAAGAACTTGCTTTAATTAACGAGCTTTGAAATTGCCCGTTACCGAGcaacgagcttttttttttttgctttttgatgTCCCGCGGTGAGCATTATTTGAAACTCAGTGAAACGAGTAGCATTTTCATGAAACGCTGACCTTATCACCTGCGACAAGGCTACGAAACGTGTCTAAAACGTCGAGTGCAGATTCGGTAGTTATGAACCGTTTCGAAGGGCGAGGCAATCAAATCCAATCTGGAATAGCGATCATTGATCCCGGAGTAGCGTCGGACAGCCGCGATAGCTCAGTGCTGCACGGGCGTAGTGCCTCCGGGCGCGAAGGCTGAAGCCACGCACGCGAGTGTTTTAGACGTGTTCGCAATCGCATTATCCAAGCCTCGGAAACGCGATCGTATTAACCGTATGAAAATGTATTACCTCTAAGGGGCGTCGGCCggtaacacacacaaaaaaaggcgtAGATCGCGACATGTTGCGTTTGCCCTCCTTTTGGAAGACATTCGAACTTGCCGACGGCTGCAGTCTGTCACGGTAATCATGCAAGTGAACTGAGATTGGCGAAAATTTCAAGATTCTTTGAGCACATCGCACTAGTTCTAGATGTACAGCAATCGTCCTACCTTTGGCCGTGAGCAAGGGTACAAGGAAGTACGCTGCTGGCGCGACGGACAAGGCCGCTGCCAGTAGTGTGACCCTCTTGAGAGTTCTGTTGATGCATCTTTCTTTCCTGCAACGAAGTGCTTTAGCATAAAGAGTTGTGTCGGGCTCGGGGATTGAACTGTAATAGCGCTTATTTAAGCAGCTTTTATTTTACACTTAGTGGAATATTGCAACAGCGACAGAGTCGAAAATTATAATTCCATCGTCGccactcgccccgccgcggtggtctagtggctaaggtactcggctgctgatccgcaggtcgcggtatcaaatcccggctgcggcagctgcatttccgatagaggcggaaatgtaggcctgtgtgctcggatttgggtgcacgttaaaggaccccaggtggtcgaaatttccggagtcctccactacggcgtctctcataatcatgtggtacagtttggggacgttaaaccccacatatcaatcatcgccACTCTTTTCAGAGAGGTATACTATCATTCAAGGGCAGTGGGTCTTTGTAATGGTGGTCTGCTTGACTTGCGTTATTGCAACATATGTTTAACTTAGCCATTTGGCAAAGCTTcggaatttagaaaaaaaaaagaggtgcatGGCTGCGCCTTTCTATCGTAGAAGACGCAGCTCATGTTAACCGCTGACTAGGCTCACGGTCACGAATATTGCGGAATGCGTGCAAGCGGTAACTTGACTCTTCAAGATTAGCATTGCTAGCAAACACGGAAATGTGAAACCGGGGTCGTAAACACCGACCACATGCTGCACGTTTTGTTTTAACGTCTGTCGTTCCTAAGGTATAGCCGTAACTTAGAATAAATTATTTTAGAaacatttccaaaaaaaaaacaaaaacacggcGTCCTCTATAAGATACATAGTCCATATTACAAGTGTTGTCTGCTCACGTACCAAGGTGTAAAAAAAAGTGCGCTGACGCATGGCTTGGACGCCCAAAAATATTGCGCCCGGTGTTATACCTTTATGGTTCTTCAATCATAAATATGTAGCGTCACCATGATACAGGGGATAAAAACGCATTGTTCTCCTGACGAGATTTTATGATGAGGCGGTGTGTGACCGCACACGCTGAAACAAACATTTCGATAGATGTATGATCTAAACACTTCGTTGCGATTGCTTATGAATTAAAGGGCACTTGAATATGTATTAGCTGAAAAGCTAAATGAGATTGGGTAGTTATGAATTACGCAGCTAAATTACTGCTACAGAGCTTTCTAACACGTATGTAAAGATGACATAGACGCAATACCTGTTACGAATAAATTGGTTAAAATTTTGCTATAACTGAGAAACTGATGACACGCCAACACGGAACACCTGTAGGAAGTGTGCGGTCAAAATCGTGAACAGCAGTGAGCGATCACACGCGCACGCAGGCGCGTGGTTTGTGTTAACGCGCGCGTTAGCATTCCGCGTAGCTTCGCCAGCAAAACTATACTTTGGCAAGTCGTTGTCGTGCTCCTCGAGAAGGGAGAAAACGGCATGCCTACTTTTGCAACTCTTGCCCATTCGCAGCTCAGCACCGCACTTAtcatatattgccacgttccttcctcaagttctgttatcgccccgttacgcTGTACGTAGCTCTACGCTCAAACCGCggctgcagtgttcgagaagtttCGGGACTGTCGTAGGTCATTTAGTTAAGGTTACGGCCACTttgcgaacattacagattattgtgGAACGTAtacgtggccgctagcgataacgctattaacacagtaacttagaagtgtggcagcttgggctcttagaagtggcagcttgggctctttcgtgtccttcttaattgtctctgtgtcgtcgtttgttctcgcgctatatcgtCTTGCTAAACACAGGCGTGCGAAGGGTTCCCCtacgcggaggggggggggggggggcgaagtcaATACATGCCCGCTCAAGCTGGATTGCCCCCTTCCTATTGCTCACTCTATAGGGCTAACCAGGCTGACTTTGAACCCACCTCCTGGTTGACCAGGAGATGCGGCCGCCCGCCCCCTTGTGAGCATGCCTATGACGATAGAGTATTCGACGGCAcacgtataaatgccgacgcgcttcgccgtttgTCAGTTCATCGACGACCGACGCTCACTTAGCCGCTCTCAGTGCCAGTAATCTGAATCTTTTTGACCAGCCGCAAGTTCGGCCGAATAAAGAGGTTGTTCTTCGAACCACAGTCCGCatccttcgtcgacgtcacgaccccgtgacaatatatatgaaTCGCGAGTGCACGCTCTCACTTGTCAATCAGATAATGAAACATCACATAAAAATTCATCATTTAGACTGATGAAGTATTTCCTAGGGCTCTGCTTTGGTTAACTTTATTGTAAGATAGTAGACTGCTGAATGTCAATCTTGCGCCATAACCCTATGCCAGCTGGTAAGTCAATCAATGTCACGGGCATAGACGTAGCCAAAGTGGCTCCGGGGTTCAAATTgtcctcttattttttttttcagtttaagaTGCTCTTTAGGCAACTTTAGCTAACCTTTAATTGGGGTTGGTGGTTGGAGCTTGGCTCGTCGCGTCAGCTGTATACCTACATGGCTCTCCTCAAGCATGGTATACTTGCCCGTAAGTGCGGCAGAGATGGCTCCATTAGGTGCTGCATGGTCGTAGAAGCCTTGCATATAAACTTTTGTCCATTTAGCTAAAGCTGGCCGTGCACTGATCAGAGCATACTCTATTACGACACTTGTTAAATAGCTGACTTGCTACGATTATGCTCACGCCAGCGTTGGCATATGAGATCCACCACGGAGCAGGGCCGTAGCCGGAAAAATaggtgtgcgggggggggggggggggggactcactttgttttcattttttttttcatttttgaaagTGCATTTCTATAATAAAGTTAATTTGGGCATGTTGATAAAAAATAGTAATAGTAAAACGCTGtgtgttttaacgcgatagcgttaaagagctcgtgtcgcagaaaacccgccaccGGCGTCGACCccgctggttgtgagcgaaaaatcgtctgtgcgtctgtgactgaaaaatcaagttaccgagatagccgcgggaggccgctaccaGTCCACGCGGACGCgcacaatcacactgaaaaagccgcccattcgaagaaaaaaaaaaggggggggggggcctcaaggtcacgaggtgcggtaGTTTCTTCGCCCTGTCacccctccctgctcagcttccagcgcttttgtcgggacgagagaagagataatgcaatggCAGCATGcggcaaacctttgtaactccactcgctctggacggattcttaaattttttgcggcgttgaattcgtgaggcaataagctcttgtaatgaattcattccatggttacttgaaaaagttttTCAGGTCCCCTTTAAGGTATTGTACTTGACGGGTGTCacaacgaaaacgagcccattcggcgataatagtgcgcgctggtccaatctactgtgtgcgtgtacgtaacaaaacatatgaatgaGTTTGCACTTGGCGGTTGAAAAGtgcactaggggctggatttcactatcgcgttcagctcttaaAGGCGAAACTTAAAGTTCCCCTAATTTTTCACTCCATAATTATACGTACATGCAAACAAACGCACACACGAACATACACAAAGTATCGATGAACGCCCGCCCCGAACAAAATTCGTGGTAGTGCTACATACGGGTGTGGTATCGTTATAGTGTTCGACAgaaggtctcgggatcgaatgcCCGTCGTAACGGCTGGATTTCAATGAATGTGAAACACTCGAAGCATGTAGGCCTAGGTTTAGGTGTGTGTTaagtgttaaagaaaaaaaaaatcagatgatCAAAGTTGCCGGATCATtcattccactacggcgtcccttatCATAATTGTATCGTGTTACTACGACGTACGTAAAACTGCAACAAGTGATTGTATTAATTCTTGTTGCTCTCATCTCTCACACTTAGCCCCCAACCAATTCATCGTTCTATTCCGTCTTCATCCCTCATTTTCCCGTGAAGCGCGTTCGTGTATAAACTCTCCACCTTTCATTCGTAGGCCCGTCCTGCAGCTGCTTAGAAGATTCGACAGAGCATCACGCACTGGCTCTTGAATCACCGGTCTCTATAAGGCGCCCTGACTTGTGGGGACTATCTTGTCTGCTAGGCAGTCCGACAACGTTGTATTATACGCACGTTTACACGAAGGCTGCCACACGAAGACAGCCACAGACCGCGGCGTCCTTACCTCGTACGGCACCGCAGCACATCGTTCTGGCGAGCAGCGCACTCCCCAGCACCCAGGTCTCACCGTAAGTCTCTACGTGGAGGTGCCTTATGAAAAGGGATACGATGACGGCACAGTTCGTGTGTACACGAAGACCGTTGCCAGGGCAACGCATGTCTCGTGTAGATGACTCGGCTAAAGGAGACGCCCATACGTCTGCAAGCTGACGACTTCACGTGCCTCGGTGCAATGAGGTGTCGACGAGTAGCGAGAACAATGTGGCCAAGGGTTTTGATTGATGGTCCAGATCACGCTTACTCGGATACAGCCTTCCGCGGAACACGGACAACGTTCCGGTGCCTTCCCTTTCCCTTGCGTTGTCTGGGCACGAAAAAAACTGCGCTCACAGTGGAAGAATCGTTCCTTTTGTGACCCAACGAACCTCGGCGGCACCTGTCCACCTTATCGTGTCCCGAGTACTCCGACGTCTCGTGTACTCCTTTCACGCATTGCGAACTGCCGTGCAAGCTCAGAGTTTCAGGCGTACCCTGGATATGTTTCAGCACGCTGTGGTGTATACTATGGGGGCCCACAGTATATTATAATCAGAACATACTACCGTTCTCTTAATGGCGAAATCTCGTGAAGCGCGCGCTCTGCAGTTTTGTAAAAGGTCACAGATATTTTTATTTCTCGCTCGGAAAATGAAACCCAGAAGGCAACCCTTTAAGTAAAGATCATAATCATTTGCAATACCTGCAGTCAATTGCAGTTATCCGTGACTAATTGCCTAGGCACCAAAGTATGTGTCAGGAAaatgttttttcatgttttattttgtttcgtAAGTGAGAAATCCTTCGGCTCTCTATGGTTGATCGCCGCCTCGTATTAATATGTGTCGTCATTGCTACTGTTCCAGATATTCCGCATACGAGACTATTTTACGGAGGGCTTAGCTAGGTGTgtgtttgggcaagttggtttatACTTGATGCGCAACAAATGAGTGTTAAGCGACGGGGACATATAAGTAGGCACCTGTGTGCCTCTTGTCTATGTTCCCATATCATAGCGCtcgttttgtggggtttaacgtcccaaaaccatgatatgattatgagagataccgtagtggaggtctccaaagtttcgaccacctgcggttctttaacgtgcacccaaatctgagcacacgggcctacaacattaccgcttccatcggaaatgcagccgccgcagccgggattcgatcccgcgacctgcgggttagcagccgagtaccttagccactagaccaccgcggtggggcagcgcTCGTTTGTTTCGCATCAACAGAGGAATTTTAGTGCCGCCAACTATACTTTTATATTTTTGCATTTTAACAACTATATAAACAGTGTTATGGTAGACGCATACGCGTGAAAATGGTTGTGTTGACGCATACGACCTTACTAGTTCCCGTCGCAATATGCAACAAGTAAACAGCCCAGGATAGCGGCTTCTAGATGTCTTAGGTAAAATAGCCTAAAGATACGACGTGATGATTTATAATAAAGTTATGACAGAGTACAAATTCGGGGGCAACATCGCAGTCCAGGGCAAAGTAAGACTAGGGGTAGCGCTGACTGCGTGATATATTTATACGGTTGGTACCTGCGCCAAAGTAGAAGCGGTTTCCTCTATTTTTCTAAAAGGTCGCCGAAGTCTGTTGGCTTGCAAATATCCGTCTAAACACGCGTAGTGTCCTTCGTAGCCGGGAACTGATGCACCACGGCGCCTGACACAGAAGGGAGGTACCAGAGGACCGCAATGATTACCAGACGGGACACCTCCCTTGAATGGTAACCAGTCCCGCTAAGCACTTCGAGGTGGCAGACCTTGGATGTGCCCGATTGTGCGAGCGTAAAGCCCATCACCCAGCGGCCATGAAACTTGAAGGAAGAACACATTGGTGCCACAGGTGCAGAGTATGGTAACCACGCCACAGCCGAGGACTTTGACCTGGGTCGGTGCGCTGGTGGCGCCGTCGAAAGTGGCGTGTGTCCTGTTACTATTTTCCCACTCTTCATAAAGAGGGAATCTTCATAACCAGCCCCCGCGGGCTCCTTCAAGATGAACGAGATCGTCATGATCTAGCGAAATCTTTGTTTTGTACCACGATATACTCGTCAGGTAACGAAATGTCGTTATGTAAATACTGTAATTAAACCTCTGTACAAGTCCGATCACAACAAtgtcagctatatatatatatatatatatatatatatatatatatatatatatatatatatatatatatatatatacaggcgcCTAAAAATAGCAAGAAAGGGTGGGTGATTATAAGGTAGCGCACATGCCAATGTACAAACGCATCATTTTGGACAAACATGATCTGATAAATGATATTGATATATTGTCAACGTTCAactgtgatttgattgattgattgattgatttgtggggtttaacgtcccaaaaccaccatttgattatgagagacgccgtagtggagggctccggaaattttgaccacctggggttctttaacgtgcacccaaatctgagtacacgggcctacaacatttccgcctccatcggaaatgcagccgccgcagccgggaatcgaacccgcgacctgcgggtcagcagccgagtaccttagccactagaccatcgcggcgggacGTGATTTGATTGTTGAGCATTGACGTCTACTCACGTGCCACCACGtgccggatttttttttttgtcaaaataTTCCTGGTTCACTTCAAGTAGGCGCCGTATCTCGCACTTACACAAATGCATACAAGCAATGCGCTGCTAGCAAAGGAGGAAGGAACAAacggaaaggcaggaaggttggcCAGTTCTTAGAGCGGCAGCTGGCTATAACCGGTGTTCGGAAAAGCGTATGCACGGGTGCTTTAGTATAATAGAACggagatgtgaaaaaaaaaaaagcaggaggagggaaaaaaataaagcagagTACCACAGTGCtcaaagtcatttttttttcttttgattagGTGGAGTTCAgaactaaaagctcaagagcttgacgaggtcctgaccccgttcacaagttgacaaagcaaCGGGAATGGCAGACAATCAtgcacaacaaatatgaaataaacattaTAGGCATAACATCACAAAAAGTAATACCAGAAGTTTATGAAATCAGTGCTTAGATAGAAAGAGAATAGTTCAAATatatggtcatgaagtggcatgaacatgaaaagcaataatatAAGTCTGTCTTTAATAATAATAAGTCTGTCTCTAATACCAATTGTCTGCAAGAAAACGCAATGATGCTTTCAAAAGTCTTCTGTGGTGAGGACGGACTCGGCCAGAATCCTTTGTTACGACAAATGGTGGTTATCAAGTCTAACTGAAGTACCAGAAAGTCTTGGCGCAGTGAAGCGGGAACACTCACAGAGAAGATGGACGATCGTTTTTTCACAGCTAGGTGGCTGCGTATTTTTAAACGTCCTTCATAAAAGTGAAATAGCCTAAGTATGCGACTATTCACTTACGAGCCCATCCTTATTGGCCAGGTGTGCTACCGATGGCGGCGCTGCGAGCCGCGCTTTTATGACGTCAGTTCGAGGATTCGCGCGCTTTCGAGTCGAGGCGCCATATAGAAACCACCGTCGTGGTGAAACTCGGCAAAGACGCAGTTCAACTGGTTATATTGTGTGTGGTGGCTACCGACGCTGTCCTAACAACCGTGTGTGTCAGCTTTTAACGCTCATTTTAAAAGCGCAGCGCTTTGTTTCTTAAAACTGCGGCTCCTTGTCTCCGCGGTGAGTGATGCGCAATGGTAGAATTCTGCTCTGTGCCTCTGTGTGATTGCCTGCCCGTGAAAAGGTCGTTAGCTTTCACAGCATTTCTAAGAACTCGAAGCTGAGGAAAAAGTAGACAGTCAAACTCAAAAAGGAAAAGCGCCCCAGGCCTTCATCGACCGTGCGCAACAAACACTTCGCTGACAATGACTTTTGATATACCCGCCCTAGCTCCACTTTTCGGTAAGCTTGCAACCGTGTTTCAGCGCCTCCACAGTACTTCAGTCATTCATTGCACGCAGGCTACAGGCGTAGGCGACTTGCGCCAGTTGAGGCGCCGAACCTACCGCGAAGGCCCAGGGAGCCGACAATCCGGTCTCCGAATCGCCGCGTGTCCTCGTGAGCGCAGCTGAGCTGTGCAGGACATCTGAGACTACAGCTTCATTTGGTTGGTGTACGTACATATATACATAGTTTCAGTGGCAGATCCAGAGGGGTGGGGGGGTAGGGGCGATTGCCCTTTCCCCGAAACCCTGTGAGCACCACCTCCCcttctcttcagtgcttgcccTCCACCTGCTATCACTAGTTGGGACAAATGAGTGGGATTCCTTTGAGCACACATTTACAGTATTTATGTTAATGAGTTTATGAGTTTTTGTGCTAGTAGAAACAAAAAAGTAATGGCCGCTCCCCCCGCCCCTCTCCGGTGTTACTTTaagcgataccccccccccccctctcttaaTATGAGTAGCTGGATCCGCCCCTGCGCAGTTTACTGATCAAGACAAGCGTGCGCCTAGCGCACTGCTTACCATAAAT
The nucleotide sequence above comes from Rhipicephalus microplus isolate Deutch F79 chromosome 2, USDA_Rmic, whole genome shotgun sequence. Encoded proteins:
- the LOC119169323 gene encoding uncharacterized protein LOC119169323, whose translation is MTISFILKEPAGAGYEDSLFMKSGKIVTGHTPLSTAPPAHRPRSKSSAVAWLPYSAPVAPMCSSFKFHGRWVMGFTLAQSGTSKVCHLEVLSGTGYHSREVSRLNDVLRCRTRKERCINRTLKRVTLLAAALSVAPAAYFLVPLLTAKASKSQYTCNNRNYRNLTATIREFNARLAEKLRENDSGQETVYEDDDQWVQVLPRTYVYYAYMDDSEPQNCHVRIVSVVPRDSAQEMAVQCWLNVGPAVFLSEANLEVLPEHHGLPYAAAFFLCPVKFPSEVRNHPNMRVALGTNWNMTSPQWLRVRNQRKRPLKFCSVCVRPVVEHYRRFSSITEFIAYYASMGVAHFNIYLCQVPREVEVLLSHLRESGKVDIRLHRWNLPLNDSSVLAYGQMAAIQDCIYRSRLASEYIINVDFDEFIVSKTRNRLTDAILEIETSVGKNSLGSVLVKNQFFCYEYPLNAACLRHKPPMLSRILFLREANVWKHYERSKYVARTTAVVSGGVHFVWEHAKGARTVAISESVMVMHHYRSCCGVRKSNFWRTSYWEFLGEEHVVVDKFMYAISARLVYSNVVASVKELMDELSTEPLFYSD